CCATAGGAACGGTCGATCCATAAATGTAAATGGGTTGCCATTGTTTTCCCCCATCTGTGGTATGCCATATACGGCTGTCACCAGCCACCCAGCCTAATTTCCGTCCCCTAAAAGCCACGGCAAGAGGATGAAATGGGGTGGATAACACATGCCAATGATATCCTCCGTCATCGGTTTGATAAAGACCATACCCGGGTCCGCCATTTCCTAATAGAGCACTTGAAGTTCCCATTACGGCATAACCGGTATGATTTCCCTCAAAACTTACGGAAATAAACGAAGACGTGCTGTGGTCGCGAATCTGCCATGTTTCGCCTCCATCGGTGGTAGCCATCAAAGTGTGGTAGCTCCATACCCATCCGGTTTGCTTATTAGGAAATTGAATTCCCCAAAAATTTGCTTTGGAAGAAGATACCGAGTCCCACGTATTCCCCCCGTCAGTCGTTTCCCAAATACCTCCTGGTCCGGCCAAAAATCCTTTAGAACCACTGAGAAAATCAATGGCCTGCATACGGGTTTGATCGGCCGTGGCCCAGGAAATAGGTTGTAAAGCGTGCACAGCAGAGGACGTCGTAGGTGTCACAGGAGCCTTTGAAGACGGAGATGATGAAGGTGATGAGCGTGATGTCGGAAGCGAAGAAGAAGGTGTGGTATTAACACTCACACCACACCCGGTTATAGAAATAATCAGTGTCAGTGCCATAAGTGGCATTTTCGGTGATTTCATTAAAATGCCTCCTGAGGTTATGCAGAAATTACATCCCTGCAAATAACGCCAGAAAGCGCAGACTGGTTACTTCCTGAAATCATGAAAACTTCACCAACAAACTGGCTTTGGGTCAGAACCGACTGCGAAATTGTTGATTTCTCATTTATTCATTGTTCTTGATTAGACTTTTGATGTCCGTCGCAGCTTAATGTGCTAGCATTCCCTTCCCACCATTAAATGCTCTCCGCCAGAAGGCTCAATAATCAAATTGGCGTCTTTTAAGGCCCACCGCGACATCTCAATCTTAAAGGGGAACCACCATGGCAAATGGCTTACTGTTTCAAGCGCAACGCGGTCTTGGCCGAGTGCCTGCAGTGTCGCGAAAAGCACAAAGGTTAGTGTCTCGCCATCCGATATCTGCAGGGGAGAAGAATGCACAACATAGTGGCCGATTTTTTCTCGTCTTAATACCTGCCATTCGGTCAGTGATCCCAAAATCATCCGCACCCCAACACGGACCCGTTCCCTATCCCCATAAATCCCCGCAATTTGCGAGTAAAGTTGACGGGTGGTAAATCCATCTGACAACGCTAATAATCGGCCTATGGCGCTGACGGTGTTGTAGAAAAATGGATAAGCGGTGATAAATAAGCCCCAATATCCTAAAAGTCGGTTTACAGCCAAGGTCTGTCCTAAAACTTTGTGATTTAAAGAATCTTGCCAAAAAGGCTGATTCCACAGCCGCGTCATGATGGTAGCCGCCTTTTTGCGTGCTGCCTGTCCTTGAATATGCTGCCACTGGGGTATAATAGTCGCGGGGGAAATAGGCTCTCCCTTTAACCACCAGTGATACACCATGTCTAAATCGGCCCAGCGAATCTTATGATCGATCCCCACACGCGGCCCATATCTCACCATATGATCACCACCGGCACCATGAGTTCCTCCCAAGAAATACTGCCATGACTCACACCTTGCGCATCCGTATTGAATGCTTCATGCGCGCGCGCTAATAAGGGATACGTTCCGGGTGGCAAGGTATGGGTAAAGGGCCAGTCAATACCCCACCGATTATCATGATTAATCCCCCGGCGGAGCGTGTCCGATCCAAAAATTTGAACGCGTTCCCCTTTAGTCGCACTTAATGATCCGGTAGGAGGTTTGCCAATCCCCCGCACCGGGGTATGCCCGTGGTCGCTCGTAATGACAATATGGAAGTGTCGATCCTGAAGTGCTTTGATAAATTGAGACAACCAACCCACGTCTTTCATCCACTGTTTTAAATCAATGAGAATTTGCTTCATGCCCATTTGAGCATGATGCGCTAAATCATCGACCATGTTCGCGACACATCCTACCACGATCGCATCGCGGCTGTCTATTTCCTGCATGAAGTCTGTCACTGTCATTGTATCTACAGTATTTCGGTAAAGAACACGGTATAAATCCATGCCCTGTTCCTTCCAAAAGGTTTTCCATGCCTTCTCTTCCCCTTGGGTTGTATAAATGGATCCGGCAAAGGCCCGAGGAATGCGTCCTGAAAATATTGCTTGGCGCGAAACACTGGTTATGCTCGGCACCCACGCCATCGCTGCCCATTGATCGCACCCATCCCATCTCAATGGAAGAAACTGGCGCAGATAAATCCATTCCGGCAAACTAAGTCCGTCAAGCACCACCAGAGCCCACCGGTTGTGGACACTAGGATCCTGACGGCTTATCCATTGGGGAATATGATGAACCATTTTAGGACGGGGCTGAGAGGGTAAAGATGCCATCAGTGCGTACTGATGCAGCACCCATTCATAAAAGATGCGGTCAATGTCTTTGGTGATCTCAGAACGCGAATCATCTCCTAAATAGGCAGCCAGGTAAATACGTGCCATGTCATACGCTTTATCAATCCAATCCAGACCGACGATATGCTCCCGGTGCAAAAACTCTTCAATGCCTTGATAGGTTTCCTCGCCAACAATCACCTTCTGTTCGCCAATCTGATCATCGCCGCCTAAGCGTTTCAACCAATATCTGCCTTGCAAGGATAATAGGTCGTTTCTTTGAGACCAATTGGCAAGACATTGTTGCCATTTTTCCTTGGATGTCAGCACTTCTGATAACATGATGTCATTATGCCAATGCTGGCTCAAAGAAGCACTCAGCCACGTCGCCAATCGAGATGGTAACCCAAAGCCCATGGAATGAATCCGGAAAATCAAGGCAAGAAGGTCTTCTTCGTTGCCCACTAATTCAGGATCGACCCGGTATAAAGTACGCATAATGAATACGAGACTTTCTTCATAACTCAAGCTCCGTCGCGGATAACGGGGTGATTCCAGAATCAGGTCGAAAGCGCGGGAATCAAGATCCTGTAGTGCGTTCAGATCCAAATGGGGAAATATCTGTCCCAAGGACAAATAGAGCCGGAACCCGCGGCTCACCAGGTCATAGGGCAGATGATGGAAATCGAAATCATCTGTTCGTACCACCAAATCCGGAGTGCTCTGATGCTGATCCCACTTCATACGAAAATCCTCTTCATAAACTAAACGAAACCGCAGGGGATCCTCGTAGGTGAGGAGCACAATGCCTTGCTCCTGCAACAGCGCCAGTAATGCTTCATCTAATAACAGGCTAGCAGGATCAGAGACAACCCGTACCCTTGTGCTGGACGCACAAATGAAATCGACAATGCGTTGGCGCCACGTCATAGGCTTTTAACCTCCACAATCAATAAAGGGGTAAATTGGGGGATTGTTTTTGCCATGTGGTCAAGTTGCACTTGCCGTTTGTCTAATTCTTGTCGCAACCGCTTCAGACGGAACTCGCGCACTTCCGGCAAGCCAACATGCTCTGCCATTTGTGCGCGGATACGAAATGCTTTGCGCGCTTTGTCTCTTTCTCGCTGCAAAAAGGCCTGATGAGAGGCGGTGAGTTCTTGGTACAAAGGGCGGGCTTCTTCTTCGGCCACTTGGCGAAGCGCATCGTAATCCGCATCGCTCAGACCTTCGCGGAAAGTTATTTCTCCCTGAAACTCGGGTTGGCATATCTGTTCCCATATCTTTTGCGCTGTTGTCCTGTAGCGTTTGCCATCTTCTGAAACAAATACGGGGATGAGCCGGGAGCGATTCTTCTCTCGAGTCTGCAAGGTCAATTTCCATAGGCTCCACAGCCCTTTTAGACCTTGTGGAAATTGGGACGAGACAAGAATCACAAACGCTTCACCGGGTGTCACCCGAGGCACTTTGTCAATAAGTGAAGCAATGCGGGGATGGTGAATACCGACGTAGTGGCTCTGAGCCGCCCGGTCCCGTTTGCGGAACACAGCTTGGGATATCACTTCGCCATCAGGGAAATGAATATCGATGCCAAACAGACGCCGTTCAACCATACCGCCCCGGGCCATCACATACTGCTCAGTCATGGCCTCTACCCATTCCGGAAAAGGATGCCCTAACGCCTTCGACACTTTTTCCAAATCGGGTGGCAAGGCACTAATCACATCCACGAAGTTTCGGCTGTTCTTGGCTTGCATCTCAACGCTTTCCACAAATTCGTTAAGATACTGGTCCGTCCGTTCTGGAGCCATTAAAGATTCCATAAAGAGATTCGGATAATTCACATCCATACCAGAGGAATCTAATACATCCCCCAGTTTATCAATTCCCATTTCATCTAATATTCTCTGCAGTTTTTCTAATAAAACTTGATGTACCCGGGCTTCGACGGTATCTTGCAGGACAAAGTTGAATGCCCAAACATCGTGGGTTTGTCCGATTCGATCGACTCGGCCGATGCGCTGTTCGATTTTCATGGGATTCCATGGTAAGTCATAATTAATGACAACATGAGCAAATTGTAGGTTTAGTCCCTCTCCGCCGGCATCGGTCGATATCAAAATTTGACTGGCATCGCGAAACTCTTCTTGAACCAAGATCCGTTCCTCCAGACTCATTTGCCCATTCAGTATACTA
The Sulfobacillus thermosulfidooxidans DNA segment above includes these coding regions:
- the pglZ gene encoding BREX-3 system phosphatase PglZ, which gives rise to MTWRQRIVDFICASSTRVRVVSDPASLLLDEALLALLQEQGIVLLTYEDPLRFRLVYEEDFRMKWDQHQSTPDLVVRTDDFDFHHLPYDLVSRGFRLYLSLGQIFPHLDLNALQDLDSRAFDLILESPRYPRRSLSYEESLVFIMRTLYRVDPELVGNEEDLLALIFRIHSMGFGLPSRLATWLSASLSQHWHNDIMLSEVLTSKEKWQQCLANWSQRNDLLSLQGRYWLKRLGGDDQIGEQKVIVGEETYQGIEEFLHREHIVGLDWIDKAYDMARIYLAAYLGDDSRSEITKDIDRIFYEWVLHQYALMASLPSQPRPKMVHHIPQWISRQDPSVHNRWALVVLDGLSLPEWIYLRQFLPLRWDGCDQWAAMAWVPSITSVSRQAIFSGRIPRAFAGSIYTTQGEEKAWKTFWKEQGMDLYRVLYRNTVDTMTVTDFMQEIDSRDAIVVGCVANMVDDLAHHAQMGMKQILIDLKQWMKDVGWLSQFIKALQDRHFHIVITSDHGHTPVRGIGKPPTGSLSATKGERVQIFGSDTLRRGINHDNRWGIDWPFTHTLPPGTYPLLARAHEAFNTDAQGVSHGSISWEELMVPVVIIW